Genomic window (Fundidesulfovibrio soli):
CGGCCTGCCAGGCGGCGCGCAGCACGCGCGTGGGCATGGCCGTGTTCACCCCCACCCAGAAGCCGTCCAGGCGCACGGCCTCCACGGTGCAGGCGTGCTTGCGCGTGGGGGAGCCGCTCACGGAAAGCAGCACCTCCGAGCCGGGACGCAACAAGCCCAGCATGGAGCCGGTGTTGTTAGTGTGCGCGGTGAAGACGCTTCCGTCGGCCTCAACGTCCATGAGAAAGCGCTTGCGCCTGCCCACGAGGCGCGCGGCGCGCATGGTTGCGGGATACGGAACGAGCGGCGGGCGGCAATTTACTGTTTGCATTTTTTCCTCTACAAGGTGCAGGGCTTGAGCGCCCGCCAAACGTACAGCCAGCAGAGAGTGCACGCATGAGAATTTCCCTGAAACTGTCCCGGATCAAGCCTTCGGCCACCCTGGCCATGAACGCCAAGGCCCAGGAGCTCAAGGCCCAGGGCGTCTCCGTCATCAGCCTGGCGGTTGGCGAGCCCGACTTCCCGACCCCGGCCCACGTGAAGGCCGCGGCCGTGGCCGCCCTGGAGGCGGACTTCACCCGCTACACCGCTGTGCCGGGCATCCCCGAGCTGCGCGACGCCGTGGGCGGGTACTTCGGCCGCTTCTACGGCGTGACCCCGCCGCGCGAGGCCGTGATCGTCTCCAACGGCGGTAAGCAGGTGCTCTACAACCTGTTCACGGCCCTGCTCAACCCCGGGGAAGAGGTGCTCATCCCGGCGCCGTACTGGGTCAGCTACCCCGACATGACCATCCTGGCGGGCGGCGTGCCCGTGCCCGTGCCCACCAACCCGGAGGACAACTTCCTGGTGAGCGTCGAGGCGCTGGACAAGGCCTGCTCCCCCAATTGCCGGGTGCTGGTGCTCAACTCGCCCTCCAACCCCACGGGCTGCTGCTACACCCGCGAGCAGCTGGACGCCATCATGGAGTGGGCCGTCTCCCGCAATATCTTTGTGATCTCCGACGAGATCTACGACCAGCTGGTCTACGCCCCGTCCGAGCCCGCCTCCTGCGTGGGCTGGTGGGAGAAGCACCCCGAGAACGTGGCCGTGGTCAACGGCCTGGCCAAGAGCTTCGCCATGACCGGCTGGCGCATCGGCTACTGCGTGGCGCACCCGGACCTGATCAAGGCCCAGAGCAAGATCCAGGGCCAGTCCACGTCCAACGTCTGCTCCTTCGCCCAGAAGGGCGCGGTGGCCGCGCTCACCGGCAGCTACGACTGCGTGGCCGAGATGCGCGCCGCCTTCAAGCGCAGGCGCGACCTGGCCATGGAGGTTGTCTCCACCTGGGAGGGCGTGCGCTGCCCCAACCCCGGCGGCGCCTTCTACCTCTTCCCGGACGTGTCCGCGCGCTACAGCGCCTCCACGCCGGACTCCACCACGCTGTGCACGCGCATCCTGGAGGAGGCCAAGGTGGCCCTGGTGCCGGGCGCGGCCTTC
Coding sequences:
- a CDS encoding pyridoxal phosphate-dependent aminotransferase, with translation MRISLKLSRIKPSATLAMNAKAQELKAQGVSVISLAVGEPDFPTPAHVKAAAVAALEADFTRYTAVPGIPELRDAVGGYFGRFYGVTPPREAVIVSNGGKQVLYNLFTALLNPGEEVLIPAPYWVSYPDMTILAGGVPVPVPTNPEDNFLVSVEALDKACSPNCRVLVLNSPSNPTGCCYTREQLDAIMEWAVSRNIFVISDEIYDQLVYAPSEPASCVGWWEKHPENVAVVNGLAKSFAMTGWRIGYCVAHPDLIKAQSKIQGQSTSNVCSFAQKGAVAALTGSYDCVAEMRAAFKRRRDLAMEVVSTWEGVRCPNPGGAFYLFPDVSARYSASTPDSTTLCTRILEEAKVALVPGAAFGDDRCVRFSYAVDDNTLLAALEAVGKVLKS